The following are encoded together in the Malaya genurostris strain Urasoe2022 chromosome 3, Malgen_1.1, whole genome shotgun sequence genome:
- the LOC131435146 gene encoding lethal(3)malignant brain tumor-like protein 3 isoform X2 → MNTMQTPGFKLQIGNTNIMSLQQKMIAPMGQQQQVMPPAMTMIQPSTIGISSAAELKRLPPSIKILKPIAPKPVITNYTSTVIKSSGENNSQPSAAGLPNVSHHVLPFGTTIKVTAGNDPLPIPISKPQHVIQPPQLVPSQPLSQQQLSQIPVVPQAPLSPQTSSLMKAIRPVSPASIAPPHTAVLSPNQNKVIINKIIYKTPENHLGPGPTAGQSRIVPVTPPLSPVSRPELKRKIIITAPGNRRRPIQSVSATRSTATQPGPAQIIVQTATPPLIPPLAPRTTIDKISTSVQAIFPSCASNNITVTQVISPTLPQLASMEEEIPQSTMNDAFATESAGPCDTDQDIRTVSQSNSQVDISETEVSSTTTEQVLDGCSQDSKEQTEDEADQFEPIEMDQQQNAPESNQTQMSTSNGDAEDTKVEEQPMLVDEPEVYEGPGRSKTPIEEQREILENLWNEQMVSPRMQKRSNSEIQELQSLSRMRRLSEPVKQESLPVEDEVAPMPKPLSIFKLKPKRKSKSHRSTPTRSLTSLLCNEKFEIESDESRSIKTSASSLNTISPPKKEGTSSESTPAFDQDKLQAAIEIYKRNQAISNKTYREKTRSESRSVADREDKEEKDYIEGDFGSTPSDLFKWDDGIGYMRNSYLHFQFNQFGLVEPMEPKEYSKHVKTNVYESLKEPISSRTTFKTNRDKRKMLPEEISYRCRCCRSRGVATDFATPDYCSVTCMKLSKNESVLASIARSKSLQRKGLGSSESEMSNNTPLPTSDDDSLGSSINFSNAFKEKNIARNKETAIKSIADVPIALSESSNVPRFTWENYLLKAQGTPAPVNLFVNPFPSGPNKFRAGMKLEAIDPENNSLFCVCTIAEVRGYRMRLSFDGYSRYYDFWINADSLDIFQPGWCRKTGRVLQPPNGYEGQFSWIDYLTKTHSMAASRYLFTHLNSTSNENKFEIGMSLEADDLKKSGKVCVASVSDKIDNRILVHFDGWDERYDYWVDVHSPYIHHINWHQENGYNITPPPDWNKGSFNWSRYLRLKSRRIGKTIVPADKSLFVTRHPMEFEPGMKLEVVDRKNQMLIRPATVVATDGYEIKVCFDGWPNFYSFWIEDDSSDIHPINWCKRTNHPIEFPPDHRPVSIKSTCEVPYCLGQGNARLAYNRNHMKVVECPYRTDNWLQDDRKRPRLTHDQIITSNYYSSEHDAVQLEAPAVKKIKSEPDDIPNISIQTAATDAPQQPPATGESQTNSGVDPMIKTALPVITDYGPRLKQSYKLWKNSSRVLDRCIEGLSEFKRNPLRWSVEEVANYVEHFPGCAEVGNQIRDEQINGAGFLSLTQDDLVKYLDVKLGPAIKLYNRIIHLRLQVENHFVKF, encoded by the exons ATGAATACA ATGCAAACCCCTGGATTTAAACTCCAAATTGGCAACACGAATATTATGTCGTTACAGCAAAAAATGATCGCTCCGATGGGCCAGCAGCAACAAGTCATGCCGCCAGCTATGACCATGATCCAGCCGAGTACAATTGGAATATCCAGCGCCGCAGAGCTGAAGCGATTGCCGccttcaattaaaattttgaaaccgattGCTCCTAAGCCCGTCATTACGAACTACACCAGCACCGTCATAAAGTCATCTGGGGAAAACAACAGCCAGCCGTCGGCCGCGGGATTGCCCAACGTCAGTCACCATGTACTTCCATTTGGAACGACTATTAAAGTGACCGCCGGGAATGATCCGCTGCCgattccgatctcaaaaccgcaACACGTCATTCAACCGCCTCAGCTAGTTCCATCGCAACCACTTTCACAGCAGCAGTTATCCCAAATCCCTGTTGTACCACAGGCGCCGCTCTCCCCGCAAACTTCTTCGCTTATGAAAGCCATCCGACCCGTTTCGCCAGCATCCATAGCGCCTCCTCACACTGCCGTACTTTCACCCAATCAAAACAAAGTAATcatcaacaaaattatctaCAAAACACCTGAAAACCATTTGGGACCTGGACCAACAGCTGGACAATCTAGAATAGTTCCAGTAACGCCTCCGCTGTCGCCGGTGTCTAGGCCGGAATTGAAACGTAAAATTATTATCACCGCTCCTGGCAACCGTAGGCGTCCGATACAGTCGGTATCAGCGACGCGTTCGACAGCTACGCAGCCCGGGCCAGCTCAAATTATTGTTCAAACGGCAACACCGCCGCTCATTCCACCACTGGCACCGAGAACCACAATCGATAAGATTTCTACCAGCGTACAAGCGATTTTTCCCTCGTGTGCCAGCAATAATATAACCGTTACACAAGTGATAAGTCCGACTCTGCCACAACTAGCCTCAATGGAAGAGGAAATACCACAATCGACAATGAATGATGCGTTTGCGACTGAATCGGCTGGTCCTTGCGATACGGATCAAGATATTAGAACCGTGTCACAGAGTAATTCGCAGGTAGACATTTCCGAAACGGAGGTTTCATCGACTACTACGGAGCAGGTTCTTGATGGTTGTAGCCAAGACAGCAAGGAACAAACTGAAGACGAAGCTGATCAATTTGAACCCATCGAGATGGATCAACAGCAAAATGCACCGGAAAGTAATCAAACACAAATGTCGACTTCGAATGGAGATGCAGAGGATACGAAAGTTGAGGAGCAACCTATGCTGGTTGATGAACCTGAAGTCTACGAAGGACCAGGTCGATCCAAAACACCAATCGAAGAACAGCGTGaaattctggaaaatttatggaaCGAACAGATGGTCAGTCCTCGAATGCAGAAACGATCCAACTCGGAAATCCAGGAGTTGCAAAGCCTATCCCGAATGAGGCGTCTATCGGAGCCTGTTAAACAAGAAAGTCTGCCAGTGGAGGATGAGGTTGCTCCGATGCCAAAACCTTTGtcgatttttaaattaaaaccaAAGAGAAAATCGAAAAGTCATCGAAGCACGCCCACCAGATCGCTTACGTCACTGCTTTGCAATGAAAAGTTTGAAATAGAGTCCGATGAAAGCCGCAGTATTAAAACGTCAGCATCGAGTTTGAATACAATCAGTCCTCCCAAGAAGGAAGGTACTTCATCGGAATCAACACCAGCTTTCGATCAAGACAAGCTGCAAGCTGCGATCGAAATTTACAAAAGAAACCAGGCGATCTCTAACAAAACTTATCGAGAAAAAACGAGATCCGAGTCAAGATCGGTAGCGGACCGTGAAGACAAAGAAGAAAAAGACTACATCGAAGGGGATTTTGGTTCTACTCCTTCGGACTTGTTCAAATGGGACGATGGAATTGGATACATGCGAAACAGTTATCTTCACTTCCAGTTCAATCAGTTTGGTCTGGTAGAACCGATGGAACCCAAAGAGTATTCGAAACATGTGAAAACAAATGTTTACGAATCACTCAAGGAGCCAATATCTAGCCGAACAACGTTCAAAACTAATCGTGACAAGCGAAAAATGTTACCCGAGGAAATATCGTACCGTTGCCGATGTTGTCGCAGTCGCGGTGTCGCCACCGATTTTGCTACTCCAGACTATTGTTCAGTAACTTGTATGAAACTGAGCAAAAACGAATCCGTACTAGCGAGTATAGCTCGATCAAAATCTTTGCAGCGAAAAGGATTGGGTTCATCGGAGTCGGAAATGTCCAACAACACACCGCTTCCAACAAGCGATGACGATTCGCTGGGAAGTTCTATAAACTTCAGCAATGCTTTCAAAGAGAAAAACATTGCGAGAAATAAAGAAACAGCAATCAAATCTATTGCCGACGTTCCAATCGCTCTGTCCGAGTCATCCAACGTACCACGGTTTACCTGGGAGAACTATTTGTTAAAAGCGCAAGGAACCCCCGCACCGGTGAATCTATTTGTCAACCCGTTCCCGAGCGGACCGAATAAATTCCGTGCCGGAATGAAACTAGAAGCCATCGATCCGGAGAATAATTCGCTTTTCTGCGTGTGCACCATCGCCGAAGTCCGTGGCTATCGAATGCGTTTGAGCTTCGACGGGTATTCACGGTATTACGACTTTTGGATCAATGCCGATTCGCTGGATATATTCCAGCCCGGCTGGTGTCGCAAGACGGGACGTGTTCTGCAACCACCGAACGGCTACGAGGGACAGTTCAGCTGGATCGATTACCTCACTAAAACGCACTCGATGGCTGCGTCGAGATATCTGTTCACGCACCTGAACTCAACG TCAAACGAAAATAAATTCGAAATCGGTATGAGCTTGGAGGCAGACGATTTGAAAAAGTCCGGAAAGGTGTGTGTGGCCTCCGTCAGCGATAAAATCGACAATCGCATATTGGTCCACTTCGATGGATGGGACGAACGATACGACTACTGGGTGGACGTCCATTCGCCCTACATTCATCATATCAATTGGCACCAAGAGAATGGATACAACATTACACCGCCACCAG attGGAACAAAGGATCCTTCAATTGGTCAAGATATCTTCGGCTGAAGTCTCGTCGGATCGGAAAAACAATTGTTCCGGCAGATAAGTCTCTGTTTGTGACACGCCACCCAATGGAGTTCGAACCTGGAATGAAGCTGGAAGTGGTTGATCGCAAAAACCAAATGCTGATTCGACCTGCCACGGTTGTAGCCACCGATGGGTATGAAATTAAGGTCTGCTTCGATGGTTGGCCAAATTTCTACTCCTTCTGGATTGAGGATGATAGTTCCGACATCCACCCGATAAACTGGTGTAAAAGAACCAATCATCCGATCGAATTTCCACCTG ATCATCGACCGGTTTCTATCAAAAGCACCTGCGAAGTTCCGTACTGTTTGGGACAAGGAAATGCTAGATTGGCATACAATCGGAACCACATGAAAGTGGTTGAATGTCCTTACAGGACAGATAATTGGCTTCAGGACGATCGAAAACGACCGCGACTGACCCATGA TCAAATTATCACTTCCAACTACTACAGCTCTGAACATGACGCTGTACAGCTGGAAGCTCCCGCTGTAAAGAAAATCAAAAGTGAACCCGATGACATCCCGAACATCTCCATACAAACAGCGGCAACCGATGCACCTCAGCAACCTCCGGCCACTGGGGAATCTCAAACCAATTCTGGTGTAGATCCGATGATAAAAACCGCCCTACCGGTCATAACCGATTACGGTCCGCGCTTGAAACAGTCTTACAAACTTTGGAAGAACAGCTCACGGGTACTGGACCGCTGTATCGAAGGTCTTTCTGAGTTTAAACGCAACCCTCTGCGATGGTCGGTGGAGGAAGTCGCCAACTATGTGGAACACTTTCCCGGATGCGCTGAGGTCGGCAATCAGATCCGGGATGAGCAAATAAACGGAGCAGGATTCCTGAGTTTAACTCAGGACGACCTGGTGAAATATCTGGATGTAAAGCTAGGTCCCGCCATCAAACTTTACAACCGAATAATACACCTTCGGTTGCAGGTGGAAAACCATTTTGTTAAGTTTTAA